One window of Salmo salar chromosome ssa11, Ssal_v3.1, whole genome shotgun sequence genomic DNA carries:
- the lysm2 gene encoding LysM and peptidoglycan-binding domain-containing protein 2 has protein sequence MAEYSPVLPMRDGGARFGIGQPIFPRSRSGSESDSELSQSLARTKIRSYGSTASVAASLGEKYIEHRVTYSDTLQGIALKYEVTMEQIKRTNKLFSNDCIFLRNTLNIPVVSEKTSPFNGLSLESPDGDPQDQDFKPLCVGQDRDTEEDPSPPPAPGPGDKDSSSYKRPQTEELSAQDFLHRLDLQIKQSKQAARRLKEEEVRDSEEEYTLPVSSYQEI, from the exons ATGGCGGAGTACTCTCCTGTCCTGCCGATGAGGGATGGTGGAGCGAGGTTTGGTATCGGACAGCCCATCTTTCCCCGGTCCCGGTCCGGTTCAGAATCCGATAGTGAACTGTCTCAGAGTCTGGCCCGAACCAAGATCCGGTCTTATGGGAGTACGGCTAGCGTCGCGGCTTCTCTTGGCGAGAAATACATAGAGCATCGGGTCACATACAGCGACACTTTGCAGGGCATAGCCCTCAAATACGAAGTAACG ATGGAGCAGATCAAGAGGACTAACAAGCTGTTCAGTAACGACTGTATCTTCCTGCGTAACACCCTCAACATCCCTGTGGTCTCAGAGAAGACCTCTCCCTTCAACGGCCTGTCTCTAGAGTCCCCCGACGGAgatccccaggaccaggacttcAAGcccctgtgtgtggggcaggacagggacactgaggaggaCCCCTCGCCGCCTCCGGCCCCTGGCCCTGGGGATAAGGACAGTAGTAGTTATAAACGGCCCCAGACAGAAGAGCTGTCGGCTCAAGACTTCCTGCACAGACTGGACTTGCAGATTAAACAGTCAAAGCAGGCAGCACGCAGGCTCAAAGAAGAGGAAGTGAG